In Limanda limanda chromosome 3, fLimLim1.1, whole genome shotgun sequence, the sequence acacacacacacacacacacacacactcacacacacacacacacacacacacacacacacacaaacacacagagccatATATAGATACATGTACAGTTCCACACAGATACCCTGAGGGACGCCTCGAGTGCACAGAGCTCTGAGTCTCCTTATCTTTTCACATCATAAACAGACGACATCTCTTTGTCTTGTCACAGATCCGATGACTCCGTCGTGAGAGAAGCCTTCATCACCTTCTTAAATCTCAGAGAAAGCAGAGATGAAGGCAAAGGCTCTGTCAGTGAGGGAGTGCACCTGGATGTCGGAGGAGTGCCACCCAGTGGACGAGCTGAACAGTCAAACCAAGAGAGACGGCCTCTGTTTGCCAAACATCTTCAAGTGCAAAAAGGTGAAGCCGCTCAGGAGGAGTCACAGCGGCCCCACTTACCAGATCTACTACACTGCCAGGGAGCTCCTGCTGGAGGTGCTGGACAGAGGAGCTGTGCAGGAGCTGATCAGGAGAGCTGCCGGCGTGAAGGCAGGAGCCAATCGACCCCTCTACACCCAGAGCAGGGAGCCGAGGGCTGGTCTCTCCAAGGTGGAGTACTCCGAGGCGTTGACGTGGTTCTCTGTGGTCCTGCAGAGCGGCCTGTCTGTAGGGGACGACAGCAGCTTTGGCTCTGAGCTGACCCTGAAGCTGGATGGATGGCAGAGTGTCCTGAAGAGAAACAGCTTCCAGATAAAAGTCCTGACCCTGAGCAGACTGGGGGATGGAGACAAGCTGGAAGCCCTCTCTGCTTTCTGCAGCCACCTGACCAGGCGCTACCAGGCCTTCTACACACCCGGTCCAAACCTGGCCGTGAAGAAGTACCAGCTCTTCTACCAGCAGGCTCCCTGCCCTCTCCATGTTGCCCTCCTCTGTGACCTGACCTCAGGGTTCATCTGCAACGTGTATCTGTACCGTCCAGAGCAGCTCCAGAGGCAGAGCAGGAAGCCAGTGGTGGAGCAGGTGGTGGAGCACCTGCTGAGGCCGTTCTGCAGCCACAGACACGTGGTTCAGCTGGACAGCTCTGCCTGGATGGACGGCCGGGTCATCTTCTCTGGCCTCGGGCTCAATATTAATTTGGTTCCCACTGTGAAAAGGCCAGTCATGGACCCAGTGATCACAGACTCAGTCTCTCAACTTGTAGCCCACCTGCAGGGCTGGACCGGCCCTGCCCTACTTCCTCTGTTGGACCTGAAAGGACCAGGGGCGGATGTGTTTCTGCCGGGCCTCTGGGTTACGCTGCACACGATCTGCATCAACACATTTGTGctgcacacactgcagagctCCGGCAGACAGGTCCACCTGAGAGAGTTCACCAGGACTCTGGCCTCTCAGCTGAACACAGACAGCATCGTCTCTGTGCCTCTTATACCTCAACTCACCAGCAGCTCTCACCAGGACACCAGCCTGGTGAATCTGTCCAAGCAAAGGTGAGCTGACTGTCTATTCATAACATTA encodes:
- the LOC132998861 gene encoding uncharacterized protein LOC132998861, translating into MTFRVRQMKAKALSVRECTWMSEECHPVDELNSQTKRDGLCLPNIFKCKKVKPLRRSHSGPTYQIYYTARELLLEVLDRGAVQELIRRAAGVKAGANRPLYTQSREPRAGLSKVEYSEALTWFSVVLQSGLSVGDDSSFGSELTLKLDGWQSVLKRNSFQIKVLTLSRLGDGDKLEALSAFCSHLTRRYQAFYTPGPNLAVKKYQLFYQQAPCPLHVALLCDLTSGFICNVYLYRPEQLQRQSRKPVVEQVVEHLLRPFCSHRHVVQLDSSAWMDGRVIFSGLGLNINLVPTVKRPVMDPVITDSVSQLVAHLQGWTGPALLPLLDLKGPGADVFLPGLWVTLHTICINTFVLHTLQSSGRQVHLREFTRTLASQLNTDSIVSVPLIPQLTSSSHQDTSLVNLSKQSSADPIGIERKRWNIPGVCGLDNFGNSCYLNAVLQCLCSTVPLVEHLLNQDNRKELARSRCRVAEVFVRLLEEMWLGRGSSCAPVEARSVLVSVLPQFNNYSQQDAQELLLFLLNALHDNLKNVAKRQMRRMKKDQSRNCTTAAGDSTIVSHLFEGQLSYTTLCTHCNLQAHSTQAFTVLSLALPTDVLRCSLQDCLSLFFEQTVLSRGETMLCSVCRLRRETEVLTCLDKPPEILILHLKRFSCKGKNQVKLRTNVVFPMKLDLTQFLSSSVKNTSCSSYRLYAVVNHAGHLNMGHYTALCHSTLTRSWHCFDDSAVREVQDGFVQSPNAYLLFYSRKPFHNPKIHGLYQANIQ